CCGCACCAGCCGGAGCCGCCGCCGCCACAGGGGCCGCAGCAGAAACGCCCCACTTTTCTTCGAGCAGCTTGGAAAGCTCCGCTGCTTCGAGAACAGTGAGGGAAGAAAGTTGGTCAACTAAATTTGCCAGATCAGCCATTTCGTCAGTTCCTATAATAGTCGTTGCGATGGTTCCATGCAAGCCCGAACCGTTCGGGCTCGCTCACGGCGACGCTGAAGGGGTATCCGAAGTCTTCTTTTTGTGAACAAAAAGAAGCAAAAAAACTTTACGAATCTAGGTCGTGCCGGTGAAACGCCCGTGCACCAAATTCAACAAAGTTTTTTGCTTCTTTTTAAAAAAAAGCCTTCATTCCTCCCCTTACGCCGCCTCAGCGGTCTCTTCAGTCCCGTTCGCCTTGGCGTAAGCCGCAAAGACCCGCGCAAGCTGCCCCGCCGGCGCCTGCAGCACACCCGCAATCCGCGTTGCCGGCGCCTGGATCAGACCCAGGAGCTTGCCACGCAGTTGATCGAGCGACGGCAGTTCGGCCAACGCGCGGATCCCCGATGCATCGAGCATCTGAGTTCCCAACGCGCCACCGACCAGCACGAGCTTCTCATTGGTCTTGGCGAACTCGACCGCAGCCTTCGCCACCGCCACCGGATCATGCGACCACGCAAGCGCAGTCGGACCCTTCAGCAGCGGCACCAGCCCGTCGAACTTGGTGCCTTCCAAAGCGATATGGGCCAAACGGTTCTTCGCCACTTTGTATTGTGCGCCCGCCGCCCGCATCCGCACGCGCAACGCCGTCACATCGGCAACCGTCAAACCCTCATTGCGGGTCACCACGATCATCGACGTCTCGGCGAACACGGTCGCAAGCGAGTCCACGAACTCACGCTTCTGTGCGCGATCCAATTCGGTCTCCACTCGTCAGGCATCACGCGTTTGGACCGCGCAACACCGGTTTGCCCAAAACGGCCAGGACCATCCCGGCCGCATGTTCGCCTGTCCTGATTGGAACCATCGGTGCCTCAGCACCTCCGACACCCCATCTACGGCCTGCGGGCTCACACCCATTAACGCCCCGAAAGGCGACAAACCGTCTCGGACAGGTCCGGAACCGCCAGCACTGCCGGCAATCCCGTCATGGCCGAACCGAAGTCCGGCACATTCTCAACGCCACACGTGGGCGGCGTAAAAAAGTTAGGTAAGACTTCTTTTTGTGAACAAAAAGAAGCAAAAAAACTTTATGAATCTGGTCCGAAGCCTTTGAATCGCCCGTGGCCCAGATCAACAAAAGTTTTGTGCTTCTTTTTTACAAAAAAGAAGCCCTTCCCTTAGGAACTCCTCAAACCGAAAGCGAACTCACATCAACCCGAACGCCCGGACCCATCGTGGAGGACAGCGCCGCCTTCTGCAAATACGTCCCTTTCGCCCCGGCCGGCTTCGCCTTCTGGATTGCATCGACCAACGCCTTCGCGTTCTCGATCAGCAATCCCGCGTCGAAACTCGCCTTGCCGATGCCCGCATGAATAATCCCGGCCTTCTCAGCCCGGAACTCCACCTGGCCCGACTTCGCCGCCGTCACCGCACCCTTAACGTCCATCGTCACAGTGCCCAGCTTCGGATTAGGCATCAGCCCGCGCGGCCCGAGAATCTTGCCCAGCCGCCCGACCAGCGCCATCATGTCCGGCGTCGCGATACAACGATCGAACGCAATGTTGCCCGCCTGCACCTGCTCGGCCAGATCATCGGCACCCACCACATCCGCACCCGCCGCCCGCGCCTCATCCGCCTTCGGCCCGCGCGCAAACACGCCAACCCGCAGCGTCTTGCCCGTCCCGTTCGGCAGCGAAATCAACCCACGCACCATCTGATCTGCATGACGCGGATCAATACCCAGATTGAGCGACAATTCCACCGTCTCATCGAACTTCGCCGTCGCATTGGTCTTCACCAACGCCATCGCTTCGTCCAACGCATACATCTTGTTCGCTTCGACCGAAGCGGTCGCCTTGGTCAAACGCTTGTTCTTCGCCATGATCAGCCCTCCACCACAGAAAGACCCATCGATCGCGCAGACCCGATCAACATCCGCACCGCACCATCGACGTCATTGGCATTCATATGAACCATCTTGGTCGCCGCAATCTCGCGCAGCTGCGCCATCGTCACCTTGCCAACCATGGCACCCTTGCCCGTCGTGGTCGAACCCTTGGTGATCCCGGCGGCCTTCTTGAGAAAATACGTGTTCGGCGGCGTCTTCGTGATGAAGGTAAAGCTGCGATCGCCGAAAGCGGTAATCACCACCGGCACCGGCATGCCAACCTCCATGCCCTGCGTCGCCGCATTGAAATCCTTGCAGAACTGCATGATATTCAATCCGCGCTGCCCCAAAGCAGGCCCAACCGGCGGCGACGGGTTAGCCTTGCCCGCCGGTATCTGTAACTTGATATAGCCAACAATCTTCTTAGCCATAACCCAACTCCATCCTCGGCGAAAACACGCCAATAGACCGCGGTCCAACCGGCCAGAGCACCCCTGCCCCAGCCTCCCGCGTTCTGTAAGCCCTTTCGATACCACCCCCGAATGCGGATGTCGAGTCAGAACGCAAGAGCATGAGCAGCGGCTCTATCGAACTCGCTTCCCGAAATCATGGTTGCCGATGTGAATAATTTCCATTTCCATCTGGTTCAAGTCGGCCATATAGACGCGCAAATGATAGCTTGCTCTTATTGTATACAGATTATTGCGACCCTTATATTTCTCGAACTTGAGGCTCTGGTCCAGCGGGTTTTTCCTGAACTTTTGCAATGCCGATGCAACAAGAGCCCGATCCGGTCCGCTGACTTTTTTCAATCTCTTTCTGGTGGACTGCGTCAGGCGTAACTTGGCATGCCCGATCCCAACAGTCACTAGATCAGCCGACGCTTGCTAAAAACTGGTCTAATTCTTTTGCCGTGGGGCCGACAATGCGTTGTTGTGGCAACTCAGATTCGATATGTGCTTGAAGAACCCGAAGCGCTAAAACAAGATCAAACAGACATGAGAAGGCAAGTGACATACTATTTAGCCAGTCTCGTACATCGGCGGCCAACGTCATTAGATCGCCGTTCCCCGATCTCCGGAAAGTCCGAAGGACAGGAGCAAAGCCCTTTTTCAAATTCTTGAACGCCGAACCATCCATTCCACAACGTTGCTCAAGTGAATCGGCAGTGTGCTCGATCAGTTGCGCAATGGCCACTAAATCGTCCGTGGAAACCTTGGTATCATCTTCAACCGCCGGAGGCGGCAGCGCCCGCAGCACC
This sequence is a window from Acidiphilium acidophilum. Protein-coding genes within it:
- the rplA gene encoding 50S ribosomal protein L1; amino-acid sequence: MAKNKRLTKATASVEANKMYALDEAMALVKTNATAKFDETVELSLNLGIDPRHADQMVRGLISLPNGTGKTLRVGVFARGPKADEARAAGADVVGADDLAEQVQAGNIAFDRCIATPDMMALVGRLGKILGPRGLMPNPKLGTVTMDVKGAVTAAKSGQVEFRAEKAGIIHAGIGKASFDAGLLIENAKALVDAIQKAKPAGAKGTYLQKAALSSTMGPGVRVDVSSLSV
- the rplK gene encoding 50S ribosomal protein L11; amino-acid sequence: MAKKIVGYIKLQIPAGKANPSPPVGPALGQRGLNIMQFCKDFNAATQGMEVGMPVPVVITAFGDRSFTFITKTPPNTYFLKKAAGITKGSTTTGKGAMVGKVTMAQLREIAATKMVHMNANDVDGAVRMLIGSARSMGLSVVEG
- the rplJ gene encoding 50S ribosomal protein L10, with protein sequence MDRAQKREFVDSLATVFAETSMIVVTRNEGLTVADVTALRVRMRAAGAQYKVAKNRLAHIALEGTKFDGLVPLLKGPTALAWSHDPVAVAKAAVEFAKTNEKLVLVGGALGTQMLDASGIRALAELPSLDQLRGKLLGLIQAPATRIAGVLQAPAGQLARVFAAYAKANGTEETAEAA